Proteins co-encoded in one Nicotiana sylvestris chromosome 7, ASM39365v2, whole genome shotgun sequence genomic window:
- the LOC138872826 gene encoding uncharacterized protein, with amino-acid sequence MVSPPNIEEGQSTYRPPKFNGQYYGWWKTRMHDFMMAEESKLWDIICDGPHVSMKKLEETRPLVPKGRREYNDIDRKVVEKNYHAKKILMCGIGPNEYNRVSACDTAKEIWEALQTTHEGTTQVKQSKIDMLTTEYELFKMKDDESIQDMHTRFTSIINELHSLGDVIPRNKLVRKILSALPGSWESKVNAITEAKDLQTLTMDESIDNIVKQALAAWGDSSSESERESDVENSSMMAVETEAIKYDSLFVLMAPSDDDDDDDEDEDDEVNFRDVQRNLKSYSSKKLRSLSNVLINAYYSLVNDKEILTIELGEAE; translated from the exons ATGGTTTCTCCACCAAACATtgaagaaggacaatcaacctatagacctcccaaattcaatggtcaatactatGGCTGGTGGAAGACCCGGATGCATGATTTTATGATGGCAGAAGAATCAAAGCTGTGGGACATCAtctgtgatggtccacatgtttCCATGAAGAAACTTGAAGAAACGAGACCATTGGTGCCTAAAGGGAGAAGAGAGTACAACGATATTGACAGAAAAgttgtagaaaagaactatcatgccaagaaaatcttgatgtGTGGCATAGGACCTAATGAGTACAATAGAGTATCAGCTTGTGAcactgccaaagaaatatgggaagcctTACAAACCACACatgaaggaactactcaggtcaAACAATCCAAGATCGACATGCTCACCACTGAATATGAACTCTTCaagatgaaggatgatgagtccatacaagatatgcacaccagattcacctccatcataaatgagcttcactcacttggagatgtcattcccagaaacaagcttgtaaggaaaattctCAGTGCTCTACCTGggtcttgggaaagtaaggtaaatgccatcactgaagctaaagatctacagactctgaccatggatgagtcgattg ACAATATCGTTAAGCAGgctcttgctgcttggggagactcctcaAGTGAATCCGAAAGGGAATCAGATGTAGaaaatagttccatgatggcagtggaaactgaagcaatAAAGTACGATTCACTGTTCGTGCTGATGGCTCCgtcagatgatgatgatgatgatgatgaagatgaagacgatgaggtaaattttagggacgttcagagaaatctgaaatcctattcttcTAAGAAGCTAAGGTCTTTATCTAATGTCCTAATTAATGCCTATTATAGCCTTGtaaatgataaggagatcctgaccatagaactaggagaGGCCGAATAA